In a single window of the Desulfuromonadaceae bacterium genome:
- a CDS encoding type II toxin-antitoxin system RelE/ParE family toxin produces the protein MKYSVEFRPAVLKSLKQLPKKDLQRVKKKIDEIAENLPEPATTKMKGGHSFHKVRSGDYRIIYEIHGERLVILVVKVGHRKDVYKKLL, from the coding sequence ATGAAATATTCTGTTGAGTTCAGGCCCGCTGTCCTGAAGAGCCTCAAACAGCTGCCCAAGAAAGACCTGCAACGGGTCAAGAAAAAGATTGACGAAATAGCCGAGAATTTGCCTGAGCCTGCGACAACCAAAATGAAGGGAGGCCATTCTTTTCATAAAGTACGATCTGGTGATTATCGGATAATTTACGAAATTCATGGTGAACGGCTTGTCATCCTTGTCGTAAAAGTTGGTCACCGGAAAGATGTATATAAAAAACTCCTGTAG
- a CDS encoding type II toxin-antitoxin system Phd/YefM family antitoxin → MHNTVTTAEARKKLAEIVNKVAYGKEPVVLTRRGEEIAALISMEELELLELIEDHIDIEDAKKALAERGENIPAEKVWQDLGLI, encoded by the coding sequence ATGCACAATACAGTGACTACAGCCGAAGCCAGAAAAAAGCTTGCCGAGATCGTCAACAAGGTAGCGTACGGAAAAGAGCCCGTTGTGCTGACCCGTCGAGGGGAGGAGATTGCGGCCCTGATTTCCATGGAAGAACTGGAGTTACTTGAGCTTATTGAAGACCATATTGATATCGAAGATGCAAAAAAAGCCCTTGCTGAACGAGGAGAAAACATCCCTGCGGAAAAAGTTTGGCAAGATTTGGGGCTTATCTGA
- a CDS encoding phage holin family protein → MRGLLIRWIIQTLAIMAAAWLLGGIEIHGPVAAIFAAAVLGVLNALLRPLLLLFTLPLNILTLGLFTFVINAVLLLMTSGVSRGFVVHGFWSAVAGSLVISLVSWLLNAMINDQGTMEVIEMRRRGNRWEP, encoded by the coding sequence ATGCGCGGATTATTGATTCGCTGGATTATTCAAACATTGGCGATTATGGCCGCCGCCTGGCTGCTTGGCGGGATTGAAATCCATGGCCCGGTTGCGGCGATCTTTGCCGCCGCAGTTCTCGGCGTACTCAACGCCCTGCTGCGACCACTCCTGCTGCTCTTTACCTTGCCGCTGAATATTCTCACTTTGGGGCTGTTCACCTTTGTCATCAATGCCGTGCTGTTGCTGATGACTTCAGGGGTCAGCCGCGGTTTCGTGGTGCACGGCTTCTGGTCGGCGGTGGCCGGTTCGCTGGTGATCAGCCTGGTCAGCTGGCTACTCAATGCGATGATTAACGATCAGGGCACGATGGAAGTGATCGAAATGCGGCGGCGCGGCAACCGCTGGGAGCCCTGA
- a CDS encoding GxxExxY protein: MKHEQITSSVIGCAFEVINELGAGFLESVYEKALLLVLRQKGLAAITQHPVKVMFRNECVGDFYADIIVEGKVIVELKAVKAIAPEHQAQIVNYLNATGFEVGLLINFGCQKLEYKRFTRSKGIKHG; the protein is encoded by the coding sequence TTGAAGCATGAGCAGATTACCAGCAGCGTAATTGGTTGTGCTTTTGAAGTCATAAATGAACTTGGCGCCGGTTTTCTTGAGTCTGTTTATGAGAAGGCCTTGCTTCTTGTCCTGCGACAAAAGGGCTTGGCGGCCATCACTCAGCATCCTGTTAAGGTGATGTTCAGGAACGAGTGTGTGGGAGACTTTTATGCCGATATTATTGTTGAGGGGAAGGTCATTGTTGAGCTCAAGGCAGTAAAGGCGATTGCGCCCGAACATCAAGCTCAAATTGTCAATTACTTGAATGCCACGGGGTTCGAAGTCGGCCTTCTCATCAATTTTGGCTGCCAAAAACTCGAATATAAGCGCTTCACCAGGAGCAAGGGCATTAAACATGGATAG
- a CDS encoding (deoxy)nucleoside triphosphate pyrophosphohydrolase: MPPLRNTMPPLIVIAAVLHHRDTVLITQRRPACRLAGKWEFPGGKLEDDESPQDGLKREIREELGIEITVGEIFAVSYHRYDWGTALILAYTCQPLSLAIKNLEVADHRWVTPAAIDAFEMLPADEPIVRKLQHIGGD, encoded by the coding sequence ATGCCACCGCTGAGGAACACCATGCCACCGCTGATTGTTATTGCCGCTGTTCTGCATCACCGCGACACCGTCCTGATCACCCAGCGGCGCCCCGCTTGCCGTCTGGCGGGAAAGTGGGAATTCCCCGGCGGCAAACTTGAGGATGACGAGTCGCCGCAGGATGGCCTCAAGCGAGAAATTCGCGAAGAACTCGGTATTGAAATAACCGTGGGGGAAATTTTTGCGGTCAGCTATCACCGCTACGACTGGGGAACCGCGTTGATTCTTGCCTATACCTGCCAGCCGCTGTCGCTGGCGATCAAGAATCTCGAAGTGGCCGATCATCGCTGGGTAACGCCGGCAGCGATTGATGCGTTTGAGATGCTTCCCGCCGATGAGCCGATTGTGCGCAAATTACAGCACATTGGGGGGGATTAG
- the tolB gene encoding Tol-Pal system beta propeller repeat protein TolB, with protein sequence MLLVSCAGAALADTSRITLREPGQQTVPLALTRFLPLDGVERPDLAAEVAITLRSDFDLSGIFTLIDSATFLSDAGRIGLTSTAVDFSQWRLLSAESVIKGAYRLDDEELTLEARLYDVTGGRLLAGRRYRGRPQDARRMAHAFADLVLQSLSGRAGAFNTRLAYISDQTGYKELYLMETDGRDPIQITNHRSLVLNPDFSPLGREVIFTSYRDDNPDLYRKEIYTGFEAKISHRLGLNIAGRFRADGGELAVSLSHDGNSELYLLSPSGVLRKRLTDNWAIDIDPSWSPGGDRLAFVSDRRGNPHVFILDIPTGKVERLTFDGKYNVTPAWSPVSDRIAFSRLENGKFDIYTVRSDGGDERRITDGPGNKEHPRWSPDGRFLVYSADASGEKAIHVMRADGSGDRRLTPPGANYSHPAWSPRW encoded by the coding sequence ATGCTGTTAGTCAGTTGTGCCGGAGCAGCACTGGCCGATACCTCGCGCATCACCCTGCGTGAGCCGGGACAGCAGACTGTCCCTCTGGCCTTGACCCGTTTTCTGCCACTCGACGGCGTGGAGCGCCCCGACCTGGCGGCGGAAGTCGCCATTACCCTGCGCTCTGATTTCGATCTGAGCGGCATCTTCACCCTGATCGACAGCGCGACGTTTCTGTCCGACGCCGGGCGGATCGGGCTGACCAGCACCGCTGTCGATTTCAGTCAGTGGCGGCTATTGAGTGCCGAGAGTGTCATCAAGGGGGCCTATCGGCTTGATGACGAGGAATTGACCCTCGAAGCACGCCTCTATGACGTAACCGGGGGTCGCTTGCTGGCCGGGCGTCGCTATCGCGGACGACCGCAGGACGCGCGGCGGATGGCTCACGCCTTCGCTGATCTGGTACTGCAAAGCCTCTCCGGGCGCGCCGGAGCGTTCAACACCCGCCTCGCTTATATCTCCGACCAGACCGGCTACAAGGAACTCTACCTGATGGAGACCGACGGGCGTGACCCGATCCAGATCACCAACCATCGCTCGCTGGTACTCAACCCCGACTTTTCACCGTTGGGGCGGGAGGTGATCTTCACCTCGTATCGGGATGACAACCCCGACCTTTACCGCAAGGAAATCTACACCGGCTTTGAGGCGAAGATTTCTCATCGTCTGGGGCTCAATATTGCCGGGCGCTTTCGCGCCGACGGCGGTGAACTGGCGGTTTCACTGTCACATGACGGCAATTCAGAACTCTACCTGCTCAGCCCGTCCGGGGTGCTGCGCAAACGCCTGACTGACAACTGGGCGATCGATATCGACCCGAGCTGGAGCCCGGGCGGTGATCGGCTGGCATTTGTTTCCGACCGGCGCGGCAATCCACACGTCTTTATCCTCGATATCCCGACCGGGAAGGTCGAGCGGCTGACCTTCGATGGAAAATACAATGTCACCCCGGCCTGGAGCCCGGTCAGTGACCGCATTGCATTCAGTCGGCTGGAAAACGGTAAATTTGATATTTACACGGTACGCAGCGATGGTGGTGATGAACGGCGTATAACCGACGGACCAGGGAACAAGGAACACCCGCGCTGGAGCCCCGACGGGCGCTTTCTGGTCTATTCAGCAGACGCTTCGGGAGAAAAGGCAATTCATGTGATGCGCGCCGATGGTTCAGGGGACCGGCGCCTGACTCCGCCAGGGGCGAACTACAGCCATCCCGCCTGGTCGCCGCGCTGGTAA
- a CDS encoding DEAD/DEAH box helicase family protein: MLDTKGFPLIVLEAKAEEKNPLVGKEQARKYARSLNCRFVILSNGNLHYFWDLERGNPYVITSFPTPDSVTGYQKVTPNPQRLIEDQVEADYIVLTQRPNYQSEAAWCNEVERPDFIQVNKLRFLRPYQLKAIHALQHAVKEGKDRFLFEMATGTGKTLTAAAVIKLFLRSGNARRVLFLVDRLELEDQAKKAFATLLCADFQTVIYKENRDDWRRAEIVVTTVQSLLFNNKYQRLFSPTDFDLVISDEAQRSIGGNARAVFDYFIGYKLGLTATPRDYLKRFDKTSPTTRDPREAERRLLLDTYRTFGCDSGQPTFRYSLLDGVKDGYLISPTVVDARTEVTTDLLFEEGFVVEFKDDTGEDQQEVYKQREFEKRFFSEATNMVFCKAFLDNALRDPVSGEVGKAIIFAVSQHHAAKLTQILNLIADRMFPGKYQSDFAVQVTSQISDAQQFTINFANNNLLGSGNVLPSYKTSKVRACVTVGMMTTGYDCPDILNIGMFRPIFSPTDFIQIKGRGTRKHNFLEQLFDAGIKETVKEPHKRAFKLFDFFANCEYFETEFDYDEVLKLPKPKDKGEDGGDPPPYAETYEHLGSDILAGIKEEMIGLDGMRIDRMFFEKFEEVVLENDFIAQAVEDGQWDRVIDYVNREVFDKPNEYYTLDKLRKAAAVDRRLTLREILEKVFGLIPRFKSKDELLEEEFAKFVADVKPEEAAAIPAIKTYFKAYVTSDQVRHIIESKHFTDLATNPVFSSNDFRAVPPKYRTYVPEYVKDYVSLNQFAA; encoded by the coding sequence TTGCTCGACACCAAGGGCTTTCCGCTGATTGTCCTCGAAGCCAAGGCCGAGGAGAAAAACCCGTTGGTCGGCAAGGAGCAGGCGCGCAAGTACGCCCGTTCTCTGAATTGCCGCTTCGTTATCCTCTCCAACGGTAATCTGCACTATTTCTGGGACCTGGAGCGCGGCAACCCTTACGTCATCACCTCGTTTCCGACTCCCGATTCGGTCACCGGCTACCAAAAGGTCACGCCCAACCCGCAACGCCTCATCGAGGATCAGGTCGAGGCAGACTACATCGTGCTGACGCAACGCCCGAACTATCAATCGGAAGCGGCGTGGTGCAATGAGGTCGAACGGCCCGATTTCATCCAGGTCAACAAGTTGCGCTTTCTGCGCCCTTATCAGTTGAAAGCCATCCACGCCCTGCAACACGCGGTCAAGGAAGGCAAAGATCGATTCCTCTTCGAGATGGCCACCGGCACCGGCAAAACCCTCACTGCCGCCGCCGTCATCAAGCTCTTCCTCCGCTCCGGCAATGCCCGGCGTGTGCTCTTCCTGGTTGATCGCCTCGAACTTGAGGATCAGGCCAAGAAAGCCTTCGCCACCCTTCTCTGTGCCGATTTTCAGACAGTCATCTACAAGGAGAACCGCGACGACTGGCGGCGGGCGGAGATCGTCGTCACCACCGTGCAGTCGCTCCTTTTCAACAACAAGTACCAGCGGCTCTTCTCGCCGACCGATTTCGATCTGGTCATCTCCGACGAGGCGCAACGCTCCATCGGTGGCAACGCCCGCGCCGTCTTCGATTACTTCATTGGCTACAAACTTGGCCTCACCGCCACGCCGCGCGATTACCTCAAGCGCTTCGACAAGACCAGCCCCACGACCCGCGACCCGCGCGAGGCTGAACGCCGACTGCTGCTTGACACCTACCGCACCTTCGGCTGCGACAGCGGCCAGCCGACCTTTCGCTACTCCCTGCTCGACGGGGTCAAGGATGGCTACCTGATCAGCCCGACGGTGGTGGATGCCAGGACCGAGGTCACGACGGATCTGCTTTTTGAGGAAGGTTTTGTGGTCGAATTCAAGGACGATACCGGGGAGGACCAGCAGGAAGTCTACAAACAGCGCGAGTTTGAAAAACGATTCTTCTCCGAGGCGACCAATATGGTCTTTTGTAAGGCTTTTCTGGATAACGCTCTGCGCGACCCGGTCAGCGGAGAGGTCGGCAAGGCGATCATCTTTGCCGTCAGTCAACATCATGCGGCCAAGCTGACGCAGATCCTCAACCTGATAGCCGACCGCATGTTCCCCGGCAAATACCAGTCTGACTTCGCCGTGCAGGTGACTTCGCAGATTTCCGACGCCCAGCAGTTCACCATCAACTTCGCAAATAACAACCTGCTCGGTTCCGGTAACGTCCTGCCATCCTACAAGACCAGCAAGGTGCGAGCTTGCGTCACTGTCGGTATGATGACCACCGGCTATGATTGCCCGGATATTTTGAACATCGGGATGTTCCGTCCGATCTTCTCGCCGACCGACTTTATCCAGATCAAGGGGCGCGGCACCCGCAAGCACAACTTCCTCGAACAGCTGTTCGACGCGGGGATCAAGGAGACGGTGAAGGAACCCCATAAAAGGGCCTTCAAGCTCTTCGACTTCTTTGCCAACTGCGAATACTTCGAGACCGAGTTCGATTACGACGAGGTCCTCAAACTCCCCAAGCCCAAGGATAAGGGCGAAGATGGAGGGGATCCGCCGCCGTACGCTGAGACCTACGAGCACCTTGGTTCTGACATCCTGGCCGGCATCAAGGAAGAGATGATCGGCCTGGACGGGATGAGGATCGACCGGATGTTCTTCGAGAAGTTCGAAGAGGTCGTGCTGGAGAACGACTTCATCGCCCAGGCGGTCGAGGACGGCCAGTGGGATCGGGTTATCGACTACGTCAACCGCGAGGTCTTTGACAAGCCGAACGAGTACTACACCCTCGACAAACTGCGTAAGGCGGCTGCTGTCGACCGTCGCCTGACCTTGCGTGAGATTCTGGAGAAAGTCTTCGGCCTGATTCCGCGCTTCAAGTCGAAAGATGAACTGCTGGAAGAGGAGTTCGCCAAGTTCGTCGCCGACGTCAAGCCCGAAGAGGCCGCTGCGATCCCGGCGATCAAAACCTACTTCAAGGCCTACGTCACCAGCGACCAGGTGCGTCACATCATCGAGAGCAAGCACTTCACCGATCTGGCGACCAACCCGGTCTTCTCCTCCAACGATTTCCGCGCCGTGCCGCCGAAATACCGCACCTATGTCCCGGAGTACGTCAAGGATTACGTCTCACTAAACCAGTTTGCGGCATAA
- the tolR gene encoding protein TolR, with protein sequence MDIGQHSTNRRQPLAQINVTPFVDVMLVLLIIFMVTAPMLDQGIEVNLPEVANAPNLSNPAEPLTVKVDRSGKIWLGKEHIASVTKLTAVLRQAIAGDKGREVFLEADRAVAYGEVVKVMAATRAAGIEKLGMVAQPPEK encoded by the coding sequence ATGGATATCGGTCAACATTCCACGAATCGCCGTCAGCCCCTGGCGCAGATCAATGTCACACCCTTTGTCGATGTCATGCTGGTGCTGCTGATCATCTTCATGGTCACCGCACCGATGCTCGATCAGGGGATCGAGGTAAATTTGCCGGAGGTCGCAAATGCGCCGAACCTGTCCAACCCGGCTGAGCCGCTGACCGTCAAAGTCGATCGCAGCGGCAAGATCTGGCTCGGCAAAGAGCACATCGCCAGCGTCACCAAATTGACGGCGGTGCTGCGCCAGGCGATCGCAGGGGACAAAGGGCGGGAAGTGTTTCTCGAAGCGGATCGCGCGGTAGCGTACGGTGAGGTCGTCAAGGTGATGGCGGCGACCCGCGCGGCGGGAATCGAAAAATTGGGCATGGTGGCGCAGCCCCCAGAGAAGTAA
- a CDS encoding TonB C-terminal domain-containing protein, producing the protein MPVKTQNNFRRSGISHSRNSGFGRMLLVSLGLHLLVFLVFGNNSFFPRVAPLQNIYHVDLLTLPAPKPPGPVVSKAEPPQAAPAVVEPTPQKVPPKPVVEPLPLPPPPAKPVARKVPVKPAPPAVTLPTTPPRPSERDLSAVAKRIEALQQQQAQDDIAVIRDKLAQLKAGLDAPVATPESGGQDGGAELVAKVRAYLTENWTFSPYQLKGNESDANFLVKYNAAGELINFNLVASSGSAIFDQSAKSAILKSKKLPFPLEGPQEFDVFFEVETIKKRR; encoded by the coding sequence ATGCCCGTAAAGACGCAAAATAACTTTCGCCGCAGCGGCATCAGTCACTCCCGAAATTCCGGTTTCGGGAGGATGCTGCTGGTGTCCCTCGGCCTGCACCTGCTGGTTTTTCTGGTCTTCGGAAATAACAGTTTTTTCCCTCGGGTTGCACCACTGCAGAATATTTACCACGTCGATCTGCTGACCTTGCCGGCCCCAAAACCTCCGGGGCCGGTGGTGTCCAAAGCTGAGCCACCCCAGGCCGCACCGGCGGTGGTCGAACCGACCCCCCAAAAGGTGCCACCGAAACCGGTGGTTGAACCGCTACCGCTCCCCCCACCGCCTGCAAAGCCGGTAGCCAGGAAGGTACCGGTCAAGCCTGCACCACCGGCGGTTACGCTGCCAACAACTCCGCCGCGCCCCAGCGAACGCGATTTGAGTGCGGTCGCAAAGCGGATCGAGGCGTTGCAGCAACAACAGGCCCAGGACGATATCGCCGTGATCAGGGACAAGCTGGCGCAGCTCAAGGCCGGACTCGACGCGCCGGTTGCAACTCCAGAGTCAGGGGGACAGGATGGCGGTGCCGAACTGGTTGCCAAAGTCAGGGCCTATCTGACCGAGAACTGGACCTTCTCCCCCTATCAACTCAAGGGGAATGAATCTGACGCCAATTTTCTGGTCAAATATAACGCCGCCGGTGAGCTGATCAATTTCAATCTGGTGGCCAGTTCCGGTAGCGCGATCTTTGATCAGTCAGCCAAGAGTGCCATCCTTAAATCAAAAAAACTGCCTTTCCCGCTGGAAGGGCCTCAGGAGTTTGATGTGTTTTTCGAAGTTGAAACCATCAAGAAACGACGCTAG
- a CDS encoding YqgE/AlgH family protein yields MTRVNCWPLLLLLLTLTCAGATDSHALEAATGRLLLASNKINDSRFKETVILLTGHEHGSMGIILNRPTGLKLAEVLPEVDEVRGRPTIFYFGGPVDKQQVLTLLRNGERRDNSSQVVGRTGLSDLKSVLDRFDDEQIDAKLRVYLGYVGWAPGQLNKEIVRGDWLVIAEDEMAIYDPLPRTLWTRLWQKYTQEMTGQEKE; encoded by the coding sequence ATGACACGAGTAAACTGTTGGCCGCTACTGTTGTTGCTTCTGACGTTGACCTGTGCAGGGGCCACCGACAGCCATGCCCTCGAAGCGGCGACCGGACGACTGTTGCTGGCGAGTAACAAGATTAACGATTCGCGTTTCAAGGAAACGGTCATCCTGCTCACCGGACACGAACACGGGAGTATGGGGATCATCCTTAACCGCCCCACCGGCCTGAAACTGGCGGAGGTCCTGCCTGAAGTTGACGAGGTTCGGGGCCGCCCGACGATCTTTTATTTCGGCGGCCCGGTCGACAAGCAACAGGTACTCACCCTGCTCCGCAACGGTGAACGGCGGGACAACTCCAGCCAGGTTGTCGGCCGCACCGGCTTAAGTGATCTCAAATCGGTGCTGGATCGTTTTGACGATGAACAGATTGATGCCAAGCTGCGTGTCTATCTCGGCTATGTTGGCTGGGCACCGGGACAATTGAACAAGGAAATTGTCCGTGGGGACTGGCTGGTAATCGCGGAAGACGAAATGGCCATCTACGATCCGCTGCCCCGGACTCTGTGGACGCGCTTGTGGCAAAAATATACGCAGGAAATGACCGGACAGGAGAAGGAATAA
- a CDS encoding KilA-N domain-containing protein, translated as MAKEKRSTLEVQGLAIAIISKHNQDYISLTDIARHRDSQEPFSIINNWMRTRSTIEFLGLWETLNNPDFKPIEFERFKSEAGSNYFVLSPQRWIDGDQTAQVMTMP; from the coding sequence ATGGCTAAGGAAAAGAGAAGCACACTCGAGGTTCAGGGGTTGGCGATCGCCATCATTAGCAAACATAACCAGGATTATATCTCCCTTACAGATATCGCCCGGCATCGGGATTCACAAGAGCCTTTTTCGATCATCAATAACTGGATGCGCACCCGGAGCACGATTGAATTCCTTGGGCTTTGGGAAACGCTGAACAATCCGGATTTTAAACCTATCGAATTCGAGAGGTTTAAAAGTGAAGCCGGCAGTAACTATTTTGTCCTCTCGCCGCAACGGTGGATCGACGGCGATCAAACAGCTCAAGTGATGACCATGCCATGA
- the ubiE gene encoding bifunctional demethylmenaquinone methyltransferase/2-methoxy-6-polyprenyl-1,4-benzoquinol methylase UbiE, with amino-acid sequence MYKLTDKGRGIRDMFDTIAPRYDFLNRLLSFGIDRSWRSFAVGRLRIPEHGRVLDIATGTGDVAIEIAKRTPASVVIVGSDFTQGMLVRGQQKVAASPFAHRIVFANAPCEALPHPDGVFDGVTIAFGIRNVVERQTGLNEMRRVLKPGGRVVILEFSTPTSRFFRVLYYFYFRRLLPLIGGLFSNRGAYTYLPDSVLEFPARSEFKAMLTTAGFVDVRHFDLTFGIATVYIGVCP; translated from the coding sequence ATGTACAAACTTACTGACAAAGGGCGCGGCATTCGCGATATGTTCGACACCATTGCCCCGCGCTACGATTTTCTCAACCGGCTGCTGTCCTTCGGGATTGACCGTTCGTGGCGATCTTTTGCCGTCGGGCGTCTGCGTATCCCTGAACACGGGCGGGTGCTCGACATTGCGACCGGGACGGGCGATGTCGCGATCGAAATTGCCAAGCGAACCCCGGCCAGCGTGGTGATTGTCGGTTCCGATTTTACCCAGGGGATGCTGGTTCGTGGGCAGCAAAAAGTTGCCGCATCCCCCTTTGCCCATCGCATCGTTTTTGCCAACGCGCCGTGCGAAGCCCTGCCCCACCCGGACGGGGTATTTGATGGGGTGACGATTGCTTTCGGAATTCGCAATGTGGTTGAACGTCAGACCGGGCTCAACGAAATGCGTCGGGTTCTCAAGCCGGGAGGGAGGGTGGTGATCCTCGAATTCTCGACCCCGACCAGCCGCTTCTTTCGTGTCCTCTACTACTTCTATTTCCGTCGGCTGCTGCCGTTGATTGGCGGGCTCTTCTCAAATCGCGGGGCTTACACCTACCTGCCCGATTCGGTCCTCGAATTTCCCGCCCGCAGCGAGTTCAAGGCAATGCTGACGACAGCCGGTTTCGTTGATGTCCGCCATTTTGATCTGACTTTCGGAATTGCAACGGTCTACATCGGCGTTTGCCCCTGA
- a CDS encoding N-6 DNA methylase has protein sequence MLDTDTKRRIDTARDILVGKVPDPKSQVEQITIALIYKFMDDMDAESEEFGGQRKFFTGDFARYGWAKLMHSGLGGHETLNLYAEGITKMPENPGIPLLFRDIFKNAYLPYRDPETLRAFLKIIDEFSYDHSERLGDAFEYLLSVLGSQGDAGQFRTPRHIIDFMVKVLDPKKNETILDPACGTAGFLISAYKHILATNTTPPQPSPYQGRESSLPPDKGGLRGVSTLTPDDKGRLAKNFKGYDISPDMVRLSLVNLYLHGFADPHIVEYDTLTSEERWNEFADVILANPPFMSPKGGIKPHKRFSIQAKRSEVLFVDYMAEHLTPNGRAAIIVPEGIIFQSQGAYKELRKLLVENSLVAVVSLPAGCFNPYSGVKTSILILDKSLARTAETIAFFKVENDGFGLGAQRRTIGKNDLPQVQAELAAYLQALRNRVATESILSTSSTAQIVPKTKIAANGDYNLSGERYRAGVTSNHAYPLVYLGEECLFRVDSGGTPKSNFEEYWGGGIPWATLVDLPATDFISQITTTKRTISEKGLRESSAKMIPANSVIVSTRATIGRIAINRVPIATNQGFKNAVIEDSARAVPEYVALALTKLVPTMKAWATGGTFAEISKSKFCELQIPLPPLEVQKEIVAEIEERQHEIPRLKSAIENEEKKIQTTLARVWGEEEKGDPQ, from the coding sequence ATGTTAGACACTGATACCAAACGCCGCATCGACACCGCCCGCGACATCCTCGTCGGTAAAGTCCCAGACCCAAAAAGCCAGGTCGAACAGATCACCATCGCCCTGATCTACAAATTCATGGACGACATGGACGCCGAGAGCGAAGAGTTCGGCGGTCAGCGCAAGTTCTTTACCGGTGACTTCGCCCGCTACGGCTGGGCCAAGCTCATGCACTCCGGCCTCGGCGGGCACGAGACCTTGAACCTTTACGCCGAGGGGATCACCAAGATGCCGGAGAATCCCGGCATCCCGCTGCTGTTTCGCGACATCTTCAAGAACGCCTATCTCCCTTATCGCGACCCGGAGACGCTGCGCGCTTTTCTCAAGATCATCGACGAGTTCAGCTACGACCACAGCGAGCGCCTCGGCGATGCCTTCGAGTATTTGCTTTCGGTCCTTGGTTCGCAGGGGGACGCCGGGCAGTTTCGCACCCCGCGCCATATCATCGACTTCATGGTCAAGGTCCTTGACCCGAAGAAGAACGAAACCATCCTCGACCCGGCCTGCGGCACCGCCGGCTTTTTGATCTCTGCGTACAAACACATCCTGGCGACCAATACAACCCCTCCCCAGCCCTCCCCTTATCAAGGGAGGGAGTCAAGCCTCCCCCCTGACAAGGGGGGATTGAGGGGGGTTAGCACCCTGACCCCGGACGACAAGGGGCGACTCGCCAAAAACTTCAAGGGCTACGACATCTCCCCCGACATGGTGCGCCTGTCGCTGGTCAACCTCTACCTGCACGGTTTCGCCGATCCGCACATCGTCGAGTACGACACCCTGACCTCCGAGGAGCGTTGGAACGAATTCGCTGACGTCATCCTCGCCAACCCGCCCTTCATGTCGCCGAAAGGGGGGATCAAGCCGCACAAGCGTTTTTCCATTCAGGCCAAGCGCAGCGAAGTGCTGTTCGTCGACTACATGGCCGAGCACCTCACCCCCAACGGTCGTGCCGCGATCATCGTGCCGGAGGGGATCATCTTCCAGAGCCAGGGCGCCTACAAGGAGCTGCGCAAGCTGCTGGTCGAAAACTCTCTCGTCGCCGTGGTCTCGTTGCCGGCGGGGTGTTTCAACCCCTACTCCGGGGTGAAGACCTCGATCCTTATTCTCGACAAGTCCCTCGCCAGAACCGCCGAGACCATCGCCTTTTTCAAGGTCGAGAACGACGGCTTCGGTCTCGGCGCCCAGCGCCGCACCATCGGCAAGAACGATCTGCCGCAGGTCCAGGCCGAACTCGCAGCCTACCTTCAAGCCCTGCGCAACAGAGTGGCCACCGAGTCCATCCTTTCCACCTCGTCCACCGCCCAGATCGTGCCGAAAACCAAGATCGCCGCGAATGGGGATTACAATTTGAGTGGGGAGCGGTATCGGGCGGGGGTAACGAGCAATCATGCCTACCCGCTTGTATACCTTGGTGAGGAATGTCTTTTCCGAGTGGATAGCGGAGGCACGCCGAAGTCTAATTTCGAGGAGTATTGGGGCGGCGGTATTCCTTGGGCAACGCTCGTTGATTTGCCAGCAACCGATTTTATCTCACAAATCACCACGACCAAACGGACGATTTCCGAAAAAGGGCTGCGTGAATCGTCAGCAAAGATGATTCCGGCAAACTCGGTCATTGTCTCGACCCGTGCGACCATTGGGCGCATCGCCATCAACCGCGTACCCATCGCAACAAATCAAGGTTTCAAGAACGCCGTGATTGAAGATTCTGCGCGAGCGGTGCCGGAATATGTGGCGCTCGCACTCACCAAACTTGTACCGACGATGAAGGCTTGGGCAACGGGCGGAACGTTCGCAGAGATTTCCAAATCCAAGTTCTGCGAACTCCAGATCCCCCTGCCGCCGCTGGAGGTGCAGAAGGAGATCGTTGCGGAGATAGAGGAGCGCCAGCACGAGATTCCTCGGCTCAAGAGCGCAATCGAAAATGAAGAGAAGAAGATCCAGACCACCCTGGCGCGGGTCTGGGGGGAAGAAGAGAAAGGTGACCCACAATGA